A stretch of the Triplophysa dalaica isolate WHDGS20190420 chromosome 19, ASM1584641v1, whole genome shotgun sequence genome encodes the following:
- the rnf121 gene encoding RING finger protein 121, which yields MAGVFEVEVDGVEHDHGHGHGHRDDGAQIDLSQLSPEEKWRLEHAKMHAKHKGHEAMHAEMVLILIVTLVVAQLVLVQWKQRHPKSYNLVTLFQMWVVPLYFTTKLHWWRFLVTWFIFSVVTAFISFRATRKPLDCTTPRLVYKWFLLLYKISYTTGIVGYAVVMFTLFGINLIFRIKPEDAMDFGVSLLFYGLYYGVLGRDFAEMCADFMASTVGYYSASGMPTKHLSDSICAVCGQQILVDVSEEGIIENTYRLSCNHVFHEFCIRGWCIVGKKQTCPYCKEKVDLKRMFSNPWERPHVMYGQLLDWLRYLVAWQPVIIGLVQGINYILGLE from the exons ATGGCAGGGGTGTTTGAGGTGGAGGTTGACGGCGTAGAGCACGACCAcggacatggacatggacatcGCGACGACGGCGCTCAG ATTGATTTGTCCCAGCTCTCACCAGAGGAGAAGTGGAG aTTGGAACATGCTAAAATGCATGCCAAACACAAAGGGCATGAGGCCATGCATGCAGAGATGGTTCTCATTCTCATCGTCACACTCGTCGTTGCCCAACTTGTCCTGGTTCAATGGAAACAGAGACACCCCAAATCATACAAT ttggtaACGCTCTTCCAGATGTGGGTGGTTCCTCTGTATTTCACCACTAAGCTACACTGGTGGAGGTTTCTAGTGACGTGGTTCATCTTCTCTGTTGTCACGGCCTTCATCAGTTTTCGTGCTACCCGTAAACCACTGGACTGCACGACACCAAG GCTGGTGTATAAGTGGTTTCTCCTTTTATATAAGATCAGCTACACCACAGGAATTGTGGGCTATGCTGTTGTTATGTTCACTCTTTTTGGCATCAATCTCATATTTAG GATAAAGCCAGAAGATGCCATGGATTTTGGTGTATCTCTTCTCTTTTATGGCCTGTACTACGGTGTGTTGGGTCGGGATTTTGCTGAGATGTGTGCAGATTTTATGGCATCCACAGTCGGG tatTACAGTGCATCTGGAATGCCCACCAAGCATCTGTCAGACAGCATCTGTGCCGTGTGCGGTCAGCAGATCCTGGTGGATGTGAGTGAAGAGGGAATCATCGAGAACACCTACAGACTCTCCTGCAACCATGT ATTTCATGAGTTTTGCATACGAGGctggtgcattgtgggtaagaAACAGACGTGTCCGTACTGCAAAGAGAAGGTTGACCTCAAGAGGATGTTCAGCAACCC ATGGGAGAGACCACACGTCATGTACGGGCAGCTGCTGGACTGGCTCCGCTACCTCGTGGCGTGGCAGCCCGTCATCATCGGACTGGTACAGGGCATCAATTACATCCTGGGTTTGGAATAA
- the kif4 gene encoding kinesin family member 4 encodes MTKDDVKAIPVRVGLRCRPLVPKEINEGCQCCLTFVPGEPQVIVGNDKSFTYDYVFDPSTEQEEVFNTAVSPLLSGLFKGYHATVLAYGQTGSGKTFSMGGTYTSEQENEPTVGVIPRVIRRIFQEKAKCADCEFVLAVSYLEIYNEEILDLLCTSKDKPVISIREDPKEGIKIVGLIEKEVSTAHEMVGCLELGNSARTVGSTAMNAASSRSHAIFTISLEQRRNGDKSDVMVSKLHLVDLAGSERQKKTKAEGDRLKEGISINRGLLSLGNVISALGDESKKGTFVPYRDSKLTRLLQDSLGGNSHTLMIACISPADSNIEETINTMRYADRARKIKNKPILNVDPRTAEMKRLKQQVQELQVMLLHARGGVAPVLTGSEPAENISKILEQNRSLQNENHKLSRELSETVGQTALMFERIIMTEQANDKLQCKLEELMQHAACKVDLQKVVETLEDQELKENVEVIRNLQHLILELQSESAGIAATIDGITSGSASTLEPQTEMTTSGGSPVGCSTDAQVKGSPEAYTTQHALRQAQMSKELIELNKVLALKEAFVKKMCQNDSHLEPMQTEHQENITSLHKAVGSLQKEKEDLLHALQSAKKDTNQAKLSEQRRKRLQELEGQITDLKKKLQDQSKLLKLKESSVHNVAKLNHEIQAMKSQRVQLMRQMKEDSEKFRLWKLKKDKEVLQLKEKDRKRQYEMLKLERDFQKQASVLRRKTEEAAAANKRLKDALQKRSEVAEKRKDFQSRGTEGVASRVKAWLLNEVEVLVSTEEARRHLQDLLEDRKMLAEEISQLRQQMEAGERPVAKVRRRTLTISELEGHGDLEASISKQVESLETEMGLRSAQIADLQQKVLDADNEGRMKQRWDSITTIIEAKSALKILMAEVVASKIANAKLESELKQEKANLLDMQKILCDERKLMSTMDMEHQSHLVELEQRHQEKVLYLLGQLQNKPVKEDENEEVSKREKELLQRLKFQEEEIEKVRELCEQNQKLKEENEQYKQKLQLAQLTSTKKVLSTLNESPDTSFEYVPPKPKPKSYSTARARLQEPIDLDELISPSESEKEEDEWRPEKNEKARRCSKKSKMTGCACRGRCVNKLCRCRKGKMTCGENCLCNHEKCRNMENRASLDLAEVSDASKDSVTVPEDPTAISPRDATFFRPPSVPPTKKEIVDMGHLPADLKLEKKPVPADSDSDSDEAESLNSTASFLRRNKRGLNNFKNSFFSGCTPIREEH; translated from the exons ATGACCAAGGACGACGTAAAGGCCATTCCCGTGAGGGTTGGTCTGAGATGCCGGCCTCTGGTTCCTAAGGAGATCAATGAAGGATGCCAATGCTGTCTTACTTTTGTGCCTGGTGAACCTCAA GTGATTGTTGGCAATGACAAGTCGTTCACTTACGATTACGTGTTTGACCCATCAACCGAACAGGAGGAAGTGTTCAACACTGCTGTGTCTCCATTGTTATCTGGGCTTTTTAAAG GATATCATGCTACCGTTCTGGCTTATGGGCAGACGGGCTCCGGCAAGACCTTCTCCATGGGCGGCACTTACACGTCAGAACAGGAGAACGAGCCCACGGTTGGGGTCATCCCACGAGTTATCAGAAGAATCTTTCAGGAAAAAGCGAAATGTGCCGACTGTGAATTTGTGCTTGCCGTGTCGTATCTCGAG ATTTACAATGAAGAGATTCTAGACCTGCTGTGCACATCGAAGGATAAACCTGTCATCAGTATCAGAGAGGATCCTAAAGAAGGCATCAAA ATTGTGGGCCTGATAGAAAAGGAGGTGTCCACTGCACATGAGATGGTGGGCTGTCTGGAATTGGGGAACTCTGCGCGAACTGTGGGTTCGACAGCCATGAACGCAGCCTCTTCCCGCTCGCATGCCATCTTTACCATATCACTGGAGCAACGGCGTAATGGAGACAA GAGTGATGTCATGGTCTCCAAACTCCACCTGGTGGATCTTGCTGGATCTGAGAGACAGAAGAAAACAAAGGCAGAGGGTGATCGACTCAAGGAGG GAATCAGCATTAATCGTGGGCTGCTGTCACTTGGGAACGTGATCAGTGCACTTGGGGATGAAAGCAAGAAAGGAACCTTTGTACCATACAGAGACTCCAAGCTGACACGTCTCCTGCAGG ACTCTCTTGGAGGAAACAGCCACACCTTAATGATCGCTTGCATCAGCCCGGCAGACTCCAACATCGAGGAAACCATCAACACAATGCGTTATGCTGATCGTGCACGTAAAATCAAAAACAAGCCCATTCTCAATGTCGACCCTCGCACAGCGGAAATGAAGCGACTCAAACAGCAG GTTCAAGAGCTTCAGGTGATGCTCCTGCATGCTCGTGGAGGAGTTGCTCCTGTACTGACCGG GTCTGAGCCAGCAGAGAACATCTCAAAGATCCTGGAACAGAACCGTAGTCTGCAAAATGAAAACCACAAGCTGAGCCGAGAGCTGAGCGAGACAGTGGGGCAGACGGCTCTCATGTTCGAGAGGATTATCATG ACAGAGCAGGCAAATGATAAATTGCAGTGTAAACTCGAGGAGTTGATGCAACATGCAGC GTGTAAGGTGGACCTGCAGAAGGTTGTGGAGACTCTGGAAGACCAGGAACTGAAGGAAAACGTTGAGGTGATCAGGAACCTTCAACATCTCATTCTTGAACTGCAG AGTGAAAGTGCTGGGATTGCGGCCACCATCGATGGTATAACCTCAGGCAGTGCCTCCACCCTCGAGCCACAGACTGAGATGACCACCTCTGGAGGTTCGCCAGTG GGCTGCAGCACTGATGCTCAAGTCAAAGGTTCTCCTGAAGCATACACAACCCAGCATGCACTGCGACAGGCTCAAATGTCTAAAGAACTGATTGAGCTGAATAAAGTTCTGGCGCTAAAAGAGGCTTTTGTCAAGAAGATGTGTCAAAACGACAGTCATCTGGAACCCATGCAAACAGAACATCAG GAGAACATTACGAGTCTACATAAGGCGGTTGGCTCCTTACAGAAAGAAAAGGAAGATCTCCTCCATGCCCTGCAGTCTGCTAAAAAGGACACCAATCAGGCCAA ACTCAGTGAACAGCGCAGGAAGAGACTTCAGGAGCTGGAAGGACAGATCACAGATCTGAAGAAGAAACTGCAGGACCAGTCCAAACTGCTCAAGCTCAAAGAGTCGTCCGTGCACAACGTAGCCAAACTTAACCATGAGATCCAG GCGATGAAATCTCAGCGTGTGCAGCTCATGCGGCAGATGAAGGAAGACTCGGAGAAGTTCCGCCTGTGGAAACTGAAAAAAGATAAAGAAGTTCTGCAGCTCAAGGAGAAG GATCGCAAGCGTCAATATGAGATGCTGAAGCTGGAGAGAGACTTCCAGAAACAGGCCAGCGTGCTCCGTCGCAAAACAGAGGAG GCGGCTGCTGCTAACAAGCGACTCAAAGACGCTCTGCAGAAGAGAAGTGAAGTGGCAGAGAAACGCAAAGACTTTCAGAGTCGCGGAACAGAAGGTGTCGCTAGCAGAGTTAAG GCCTGGCTGCTGAACGAGGTGGAAGTGCTGGTCAGCACAGAAGAGGCCCGCCGACATCTACAGGACCTGCTGGAGGACAGGAAGATGCTAGCGGAGGAGATTTCACAGCTCCGTCAGCAGATGGAGGCGGGAGAGAGACCTGTAGCCAAAGTCAGG CGTCGCACCTTGACCATCTCAGAGTTGGAGGGCCATGGTGACCTGGAGGCTTCTATCAGCAAACAGGTGGAGAGTCTGGAGACCGAGATGGGACTCAG GAGCGCTCAGATCGCTGACCTGCAGCAGAAAGTACTGGATGCAGATAATGAAGGGCGAATGAAGCAGCGCTGGGATTCCATCACCACCATCATAGAGGCCAAGAGTGCACTCAAAATCCTCATGGCTGAG GTTGTAGCTTCCAAGATTGCTAATGCCAAGCTGGAGAGTGAGCTGAAGCAGGAGAAAGCCAATCTTTTGGACATGCAAAAGATCTTGTGTGATGAGAGGAAACTCATGTCTACTATGGACATGGAGCACCAGAGTCATCTGGTGGAACTGGAGCAGAGACACCAGGAGAAG GTGCTGTATCTTCTTGGTCAGCTCCAGAATAAACCTGTTAAGGAGGACGAGAATGAGGAGGTTTCTAAACGGGAGAAGGAACTGCTGCAGCGTCTAAAATTCCAG GAAGAGGAAATTGAAAAGGTGCGAGAACTCTGCGAGCAGAACCAAAAACTCAAGGAGGAAAATGAACAATACAAGCAG AAGTTACAACTGGCCCAGCTGACAAGTACAAAGAAAGTCCTGTCTACTTTGAACGAGTCACCCGATACATCTTTTGAATACGTACCCCCTAAG CCTAAGCCCAAAAGCTACTCCACGGCACGGGCACGTCTGCAGGAGCCTATAGATCTAGATGAACTGATATCTCCATCTGAGTCTGAGAAGGAGGAAGACGAGTGGCGTCCAGAGAAAAACGAAAAAGCAAGAAGATGCTCCAAGAAATCCAAAATGACCGGG TGTGCGTGTCGGGGTCGCTGTGTTAACAAGCTTTGTCGTTGCCGAAAGGGAAAAATGACCTGCGGAGAAAACTGTCTCTGTAATCATGAGAAATGTCGCAACATGGAGAACCGCGCCAGTCTG GACCTGGCTGAAGTGAGTGATGCGTCTAAAGATTCTGTCACTGTTCCTGAGGACCCCACAGCTATTAGTCCCCGGGACGCCACATTTTTCAGACCCCCTAGTGTCCCACCTACTAAGAAG GAGATTGTAGACATGGGCCACCTGCCCGCAGACCTGAAGTTGGAGAAGAAACCCGTCCCTGCTGACAGCGACAGTGACAGTGATGAAGCTGAATCACTAAACAGCACCGCCAGCTTCCTCCGGAGGAACAAGCGAGGCCTTAATAACTTTAAGAACAGCTTCTTTTCTGGCTGCACACCGATCCGTGAAGAACATTAG